CAATTTTCCCATTTTTTTCAACAATTGCCATTTTTTTTCTGTCTTTTATATCTCTACCTATAAGATTTTCTATTCTTCCTTCTTTTCTCTCTTCAGAAAAGTTTCCCTTTACTATGCATAGATAGGTTTTATGCACTGTCTTATCTACAAACATTGAAGCAAGTTTTGCATGAGAATTATTATTCTTTGCAACCATTATAAGTCCGCTTGTGTCCTTATCCAATCTATGAATTATACCTGGTCTTATCTTCCCATTTACAGTGGATAAATTTTGTGTATAATACATAAGAGCATTAACAAGCGTACCTGAGTAATTTCCATAGGCTGGATGAACTACCATATCATATTTTTTGTTTATCAAAATAAAATTTTCATCCTCATAAATTATCTTCAAAGGTATTTCTTCTGGACTTATATCAATGTCTTCTTCTTCAGGTATACTAACTATTACTTTATCACCTGTTTTTAACTTTCTACCATTCTTTTTACATAATTTCGAGTTAAGCAGAACATAACCAGCGTCTATAAGCTTTTCTATATATGACCTTGTAGCTTCATCCAACTGGTAGCTTATATATTTATCTAAACGTTCTCCATTGTATTTATCATCAATTTCAAATTCAAAATGTTCCTTCATTTTTTCCATAGTTTATCTCTTTATTCTATCACACTTTTTGAATTATTTCTATATTTCAACAATATCTCCAACAATTATTTTTAAATAGTCTATTAATAATTTAGGCTCAATTTCAATTTGTAAACCTCTAAGCCCCCCACTTATTAAAATTTTTTCATTGTCATAAGCTGATTCATGTATGAATGTTTTATGTTTCTTTTTTATGCCTACTGGAGAACAGCCTCCTCTTAAATAACCTGTATATGAAAATAGGTCTTTCATAGCTAGCATTTCAACTTTTTTACTCCCTGATAATTTAGCAAGTTTCTTTAAATCCACTTTTTCTATTCCGGGAATACATGCTACTATCATTTCTTTTTTTTCATTTAATAAGACCAGTGTTTTAAAAACTTTTGTAACATCTTCATTTGTTTTAATGGCAACACTAAGTGCATCCAAATTGTCTTCATCTACTTCATATTCTCTTACAACATGTCTTATTTTATTCATTTCTAATTCTCTTATTGCATTGGTTTTCTTCATAGTTTTTCCTAATTTTTTTAATTTATTCAAAATATTTTTATTATATTATTTTAACACAATATTTTTATTATATTATTTTAACACAGTTTAATAAAAAAACCAACTTCATTGAAAACACTTTTTCTTTACAAGAACAAAAAAAGAGAAGCACTAGCTTCTCTTCTTTCCTATTGCTTGGCAAATACCTACTCTCCCAGGTCGCTTCCAACCAAGTACCATCAGCGTATATGGGCTTAACTTCTAGGTTCGGTATGTTACTAGGTGTACCCCCATAGCTCTTCTCACCAAGCTCTCTTATT
The window above is part of the Fusobacterium russii ATCC 25533 genome. Proteins encoded here:
- a CDS encoding RluA family pseudouridine synthase is translated as MEKMKEHFEFEIDDKYNGERLDKYISYQLDEATRSYIEKLIDAGYVLLNSKLCKKNGRKLKTGDKVIVSIPEEEDIDISPEEIPLKIIYEDENFILINKKYDMVVHPAYGNYSGTLVNALMYYTQNLSTVNGKIRPGIIHRLDKDTSGLIMVAKNNNSHAKLASMFVDKTVHKTYLCIVKGNFSEERKEGRIENLIGRDIKDRKKMAIVEKNGKIAISNYKVVQQVENYSLVEVAIETGRTHQIRVHMKSINHPILGDSIYGNSDNLAKRQMLHAYKLEFKNPIDDKEYKFTAPLFDDFIEVAEKLKFDVSIYK
- the ybaK gene encoding Cys-tRNA(Pro) deacylase produces the protein MKKTNAIRELEMNKIRHVVREYEVDEDNLDALSVAIKTNEDVTKVFKTLVLLNEKKEMIVACIPGIEKVDLKKLAKLSGSKKVEMLAMKDLFSYTGYLRGGCSPVGIKKKHKTFIHESAYDNEKILISGGLRGLQIEIEPKLLIDYLKIIVGDIVEI